In one Colletotrichum destructivum chromosome 2, complete sequence genomic region, the following are encoded:
- a CDS encoding Putative peptidase S8 propeptide/proteinase inhibitor I9 produces MAKTSLVFSALGLLLSGAAVIRGAGALETYIVQMREDDPQASRPLRRSVIDASLDSVAVDRAAVLYTYDNALSGYAAALTGDQATALRGQPGVLSVRRDGMNHLHTSRSSAFLGLEDAALLGQGYGGGYGGSTEGLNSTSNNNNNNNNNNNSSSSSLESDLVVGVLDTGIWPENPSFRDDGMPPVPVWWKGECEEGERFPATSCNRKLVGARAFSKGYVANVTNGTGVWNWTAAGETPSALDDNGHGTHTASTAAGAAVPGVSLFGLAAGTARGMAPGARIAAYKVCWAQGCMDSDIIAAMDSAIEDGVDIMSLSLGPSEPAFNELGGIVVGSYAAARKDIFVSVSAGNQGPGLGTVTALAPWILSVGASTLDRDFPAYVTLGNDRTYTGASLYVNGSVPDVAPLADGEAIALVLGSQAGKGNATTASLCLDGSLDPAKVAGKIVVCARGGNNSRVAKGGVVKAAGGRGMVLVNPPANGNELVADSHVLPALHLSAADGAEMEAYARSGNGTAVLRFEGTRLGVPAPLMAGFSSRGPNKPVPQLLKPDITGPGVSILAAWTGGVGPTGVVNDTRRVAFNIISGTSMACPHLSGIALFVMARRPEWSPAAVRSALMTTAYTTTKGTQSPLLDAANLQPATPLSYGNGHVDPVAALDPGLVYDIHPDDYFAFLCAVNATSAFIGGITRGNRTCATDGGYSAYDLNYPSFSVLYGGGGGGGGAPGADGTYTATLRRTVTNVGGPGTYAAEVSLRDPGLVKVSVEPATLSFAAAGEKQGYAVTVTMCAPPSRNATSSGRLVWSDGTHVVGSALSFVWGVGS; encoded by the exons ATGGCCAAGACCTCGCTGGTATTCTCTGCCCTGGGCCTGCTCCTCTCcggggccgccgtcatccgGGGCGCCGGGGCCCTCGAGACGTATATCGTCCAGATGCGCGAGGACGACCCGCAGGCCTCGCGCCCCCTGCGCCGGTCCGTGATCGACGCCTCGCTCGactccgtcgccgtcgatcGCGCCGCCGTGCTGTACACCTACGACAACGCCCTCAGCGGctacgccgccgcgctcACGGGCGACCAGGCCACCGCCCTGCGGGGTCAGCCCGGCGTGCTGTCCGTCCGGCGCGACGGGATGAACCACCTACACACCAGCAGGTCGTCGGCCTTCCtcgggctggaggacgcgGCGCTTCTCGGGCAGGGATATGGCGGCGGAtacggcggcagcaccgaGGGCCTCAACAGCACgagcaacaacaacaacaacaacaacaacaacaacaacagcagcagcagcagcctaGAGTcagacctcgtcgtcggtgtcCTGGACACGGGCATCTGGCCCGAGAACCCGAGCTTCCGCGACGACGGGatgccgccggtgccggtgtgGTGGAAGGGCGAgtgcgaggagggcgagcggTTCCCGGCGACCAGCTGCAACCGGAAGCTCGTGGGCGCGAGGGCCTTCTCCAAGGGCTACGTCGCCAACGTGACCAACGGCACGGGGGTCTGGAActggacggcggccggggagacgccgtcggcatTGGACGACAACGGCCACGGCACGcacacggcgtcgacggcggccggcgccgcggtccCGGGGGTGAGTCTTTTCGGGCTGGCGGCCGGCACGGCGCGCGGGATGGCGCCGGGGGCCCGGATCGCCGCGTACAAGGTCTGCTGGGCCCAGGGGTGCATGGACTCGGACATCATCGCGGCCATGGACTcggccatcgaggacggcgtcgacatcatgTCGCTGTCGCTCGGCCCCAGCGAGCCCGCCTTCAACGAGCTGGggggcatcgtcgtcgggtcCTACGCCGCGGCCCGGAAGGACATCTTCGTCTCCGTGTCCGCCGGGAATCA GGGACCCGGGCTCGGGACGGTCACCGCGCTCGCCCCTTGGATCCTCAGCGTCGGCGCGAGCACCCTCGACCGCGACTTCCCCGCCTACGTCACCCTCGGCAACGACAGGACATACACCGGCGCCTCCCTCTACGTCAACGGCTCCGTCCCGGACGTGGCGCccctggccgacggcgaggcgaTCGCTCTGGTCCTCGGCAGCcaggccggcaagggcaacgCCACCACGGCGTCGCTGTGCTTGGACGGCAGCCTCGACCCGGCTAAAGTCGCCGGGAAGATCGTCGTCTGCGCGCGGGGCGGGAACAACTCCCGCGTCGccaagggcggcgtcgtcaaggccgccggcgggcgcggcATGGTGCTCGTCAACCCGCCGGCCAACGGCAACGAGCTGGTCGCCGACTCCCACGTGCTCCCGGCCCTGCACCTCAgcgcggccgacggcgccgagatggaggcgtACGCTAGGTCCGGCAACGGGACGGCGGTGCTGAGATTCGAGGGGACCCGCCTCGGCGTGCCGGCCCCGCTCATGGCCGGCTTCAGCTCTCGCGGGCCGAACAAACCGGTGCCGCAGTTGCTGAAGCCGGACATCACCGGCCCGGGCGTCTCCATCCTCGCGGCGTGGACCGGCGGTGTCGGCCCCACgggcgtcgtcaacgacaCTCGCCGGGTGGCTTTCAACATCATCTCCGGCACGTCCATGGCCTGCCCGCACCTGAGCGgcatcgccctcttcgtcatggcccggcggcccgagtggagccccgccgccgtccggtCGGCGCTCATGACGACGGCGTACACAACGACCAAGGGGACCCAGTCGCCGCTGCTGGACGCGGCCAACCTGCAGCCCGCGACGCCCCTGAGCTACGGCAACGGCCACGTCGACCCGGTGGCCGCCCTGGACCCGGGCCTCGTGTACGACATCCACCCGGACGACTACTTTGCCTTCCTCTgcgccgtcaacgccacGTCGgccttcatcggcggcatcacgCGGGGCAACCGCACGTGCGCGACGGACGGGGGTTACAGCGCGTACGACCTCAACTACCCGTCCTTCTCCGTGCtgtacggcggcggcggcggcggcggcggcgcgccgggCGCCGACGGGACGTACACGGCCACGCTGAGGCGCACCGTCACCAACGTCGGCGGGCCCGGCACGTACGCGGCCGAGGTCTCGCTCCGCGACCCGGGCCTGGTCAAGGTCTCGGTGGAGCCCGCGACgctctccttcgccgccgcgggggAGAAGCAGGGCTACGCGGTCACGGTGACGATGTGTGCGCCGCCCAGCCGGAACGCGACGTCGTCCGGGAGGCTCGTGTGGTCCGACGGGACCCACGTGGTGGGCAGCGCTCTGTCTTTTGTATGGGGCGTCGGCTCTTGA
- a CDS encoding Putative multicopper oxidase, copper-binding, cupredoxin, whose protein sequence is MDQLTNTLGGWGLLGQNFQIVGWGDGLFGAGKTTWNFDNPIRRDTVTIPGFSHVVIRILADNPGVWAFHCHYLWHAEGGMFVSVAQRMGELSNMLGTLDANGDIGAIKKKFCPVPAQPAQVAKPAGVA, encoded by the exons ATGGACCAACTAACTAACACTTTGGGGGGTTGGGGGCTTCTAGGTCAAAACTTCCAGATCGTCGGATGGGGCGACGGCCTGTTCGGGGCCGGCAAGACGACGTGGAACTTTGACAACCCGATACGCCGCGACACCGTCACGATCCCGGGCTTCTCGCACGTCGTCATCCGCATCCTCGCGGACAACCCGGGCGTCTGGGCGTTCCACTGCCACTACCTCTGGCACGCCGAAG GTGGTATGTTCGTCTCTGTCGCACAGCGAATGGGCGAGCTGTCCAATATGCTGGGCACGCTGGACGCCAACGGGGATATCGGGGCGATCAAGAAGAAATTCTGTCCCGTGCCGGCCCAACCTGCTCAGGTTGCTAAGCCGGCCGGAGTTGCGTGA
- a CDS encoding Putative multicopper oxidase, second cupredoxin domain-containing protein: MSSGLVPRDGTTREEYDPMLGGRSSSSETDVEDRLLLPPGEEKHGGSSSNNYRRHAGHKKTFRWIMVLTCISIMMLIPFILSQFFNVQSKAQPPPEPAHDGGDNNHAGEQQQESPPPPPPSPPPPSPPPPPPTSEPVLELTTTVTPPATTSSSPLVPTQTPAVKLTPQQQFDLKTGFGISNATSLREYVFNITREQHAPDGFEKSMIKVNGQSPGPLIEANTGDTVRVTVHNHMPEESTTIHWHGIDQRNSVWMDGVSGVTQCAIPPGESFTYEFNLTDQRGTFWWHAHVSVQVTDGLFGPLIIHDPDEKVPPVDDDKILMVGDLFHEYGSTLLTQYLSANPPWAPKKPGREPPPDNIIINGMNTFNCSSVMAKGKGKDHAPGHDMGDHNSGAAMGDHNRSARDHPKCTWGSLFNTRVKSGSTARLRLINHGTSTPIYVTVDGHALEIVEIDGVEVAPIATTRVYMNPGQRYSVLVHANQTAGNYLIRADAAVRCFHMSHKTHDGMMGGMHGTPFGATAVLSYDETDVGAAPIGKAWSLDAKSTPQVGKEPWGSRCEDLPFNLPKPARSRPAYDVGERNHHYFTFRQERVGDVVRTHVNKTLYTPLRDDASLWKVLQQDISPENLDAPQPKLDFGKDQFVLVSQDAKAAQIVVNSDAMMVHPWHLQ, encoded by the exons ATGAGCTCCGGCCTAGTCCCGCGGGACGGGACGACGCGCGAGGAGTATGACCCCATGCTCGGCggcaggtcgtcgtcgtccgagaccgacgtcgaggaccgcctgctgctgcctcccggcgaggagaagcacggcggcagcagcagcaacaactaCCGGCGGCACGCGGGTCACAAGAAGACCTTCCGGTGGATCATGGTCCTCACCTGCATCTCCATCATGATGCTCATCCCCTTCATCTTGTCCCAGTTCTTCAACGTGCAGTCCAAggcccagccgccgccggagccggcccATGATGGAGGAGATAACAACCATGCCGGCGAACAACAGCAAGAaagccctcctcctcctccgccttcaccgccgccgccgtcaccaccaccaccaccaccaacgtCTGAGCCGGTATTGGAGCTGACGACGACAGtaacgccgccggcaaccaCATCGTCGTCACCTCTGGTCCCCACTCAGACGCCGGCGGTGAAGCTGACGCCACAACAGCAGTTCGACTTGAAGACCGGCTTCGGCATCTCCAACGCGACCTCACTCCGGGAGTATGTCTTCAACATCACGCGCGAGCAGCATGCGCCCGACGGGTTCGAGAAGTCCATGATCAAGGTCAACGGCCAGTCCCCCGGCCCCCTCATCGAGGCCAACACGGGCGACACGGTCCGCGTCACGGTTCACAACCACATGCCCGAGGAGAGCACCACCATCCACTGGCACGGCATCGACCAGAGGAACTCGGTCTGGATGGACGGCGTCTCGGGCGTCACCCAGTGCGCCATCCCCCCCGGCGAGTCCTTCACCTACGAGTTCAACCTCACCGACCAGCGCGGCACCTTTTGGTGGCACGCTCACGTCTCGGTCCAGGTCACGGATGGGCTCTTTGGACCTTTG ATCATCCATGACCCCGATGAAAAGGTTCCGCctgttgacgacgacaagattCTCATGGTTGGCGACCTTTTCCACGAGTACGGGAGCACT CTTCTCACCCAGTACTTGAGCGCCAACCCGCCTTGGGCGCCCAAGAAACCGGGAAGGGAACCTCCCCCggacaacatcatcatcaacggcaTGAACACGTTCAACTGCTCGAGCGTCATGGCCAAAGGCAAGGGTAAAGACCACGCCCCCGGACACGACATGGGAGACCACAACTCGGGTGCTGCCATGGGAGATCACAACCGCTCGGCCAGGGACCACCCCAAGTGCACCTGGGGCTCCCTCTTCAACACACGCGTCAAGAGCGGGTCGACGGCCCGCCTGCGCCTCATCAACCACGGCACGTCGACCCCGATCTACGTGACGGTCGACGGCCACgccctcgagatcgtcgagatcgacggcgtcgaggtggcCCCGATCGCGACGACGCGCGTGTACATGAACCCGGGCCAGCGCTACTCGGTGCTCGTCCACGCCAACCAGACGGCCGGGAACTACCTGAtccgcgccgacgccgccgtccggtGCTTCCACATGTCCCACAAGACCCACGACGGCATGATGGGCGGCATGCACGGCACGCCCTtcggcgccaccgccgtcctGTCGTACGATGAGAcggacgtcggcgccgcgccgATCGGCAAGGCCTGGAGCCTCGACGCCAAGTCGACCCCGCAGGTCGGCAAGGAGCCGTGGGGGAGCCGGTGCGAGGACCTGCCGTTCAACctgccgaagccggcgcggagcaggccggcctacgacgtcggcgagaggAACCACCACTACTTCACCTTCAGGCAAGAGCGCGTGGGGGACGTTGTCCGTACGCATGTGAACAAG ACGCTTTACACGCCGCTCAGGGACGACGCCTCGCTCTGGAAGGTCCTGCAGCAGGACATCTCGCCCGAGAACCTGGACGCGCCGCAGCCGAAGCTGGACTTTGGCAAGGACCAGTTCGTCCTGGTCTCGCAGGACGCCAAGGCCGCGCAGATCGTGGTGAACTCGGACGCGATGATGGTGCACCCGTGGCACTTGCAGTGA